The genomic DNA GCATAGCAGTGAACATGAAACAATTGAGCCCTTCTTATAATTCAGTACCATATGGCGATTACCTTGAACACAGGAAATCAGGATCCCATTCCAGCATCACTCTCTAGCTAATTTGAAGGCCAAGACTACCATCTTTCATAATTTTTTTGACCACCTTCTCTCGACTTAGAAGTAGAGTTGCCTCATATTCTATGTTGACAGCAGGTTGGTCATAGTGCCCATAAACTTGCTGTTTCTCTCTTCAATACGTAAACGATCACTCATTTGGCTCTCCTCAAAATGTCCCATGTGCACTTGAGATCTATGAGATGTACCAGCAGTTGCATCATCCATTGCCCTGACGCTGTTATTTTCCAATCCACTTTTCAGCCATGCAAGGTTGCTTATATCAGTGGCTATTGCAGCCAACTCGTAATTTGGAAAAGATGGAGGTTCTGAAAATTCCACAAATTCTGGCCCCAGCAAAGACTTATTTTGACCATTTTGAGTTCCACAACAGCCATGACCACAATGCAGAGGTACTAAACGATCAGTGTAAACTCTTTCAAGCAATTTGCATGTCCCAACATCTGGCTTTGATGTTTGAATGGAAGGGCCTAGCACCGGAACTGGCCTTGAACGTGGTGAAACAAATTCAGGTGCATCCATGttattataaacattaaaagCACGGATACGGGCCACAGGACGGAAAAGAGTTGGTGGTTCAATTAATTCATGGTCAGATTGAGTCCCTGTTAGTGCTTTGCCCTTTGATTGATTATCTAACTTTTCCGAGGAGCTTGCGTCTTTCCATTCCAGGGATCTGAAAGAACTGTCCTCCGCACAAGACAGAGTTTCTTCAGATGATGCCTTGGTTTTGTCCAAGCAGCCACCATCTTCCATCATATTTGCAGATTCCGTGTTTATTCTACCAAGATCCATGTACCGGCGCCGCAATGTGGAATTCCAATGATTTTTTATAGCATTATCTGTTCTTCCAGGTAGAAGCCTTGCAATCACAGCCCATTTGTTCCCATGTACTGCATGTGCTGAAATAATCATCCGATCCTCCTCATCTGCCACAGACATGATGATCAGTTCCATTTATCAGAAAGAAGTAGATACATTCTTgttaaaattaaatgtttataaaCCGAAATGCACAAGCtaactaaagaaatgaaaagttatgtttaaaggtaaaaaaaaacttataaagtGAAAGTTGCAAACTAATACTGACTGCTGCCATGTGAGTATGAGTAGAATTTTCATTGACACTTATATGTAATGACACTTCCCCAAGTTACAAGCAGTTTCTCTAATGCTCACCAAAATTACTGCCATTTCCGAACAACTAAACTTCTGCCCAATTTCAATAAGACACGTGTGATTCAAGATTTGACATCAAAAGGCTAGCTACTTTGTTTCAATTTGAACATTATCATCTCTGTTTCTCGATTGAACCAAAGGTAGGGTGGCAAAGGACTTGTGTATAGGTCTTCAATTGACACCAGCCCTAAGTCCAACCCTtagtaaaaggaaaaaaaaaaaaaaaacatctttGTTTCTCTCAAACATTTCCCTAAAATCTCCCAAAAGTACAGCATTGAGAAATTTTGGGAATTGATATGATTGGTTACTTGAAGCATAGTTCTTAGGAGATTGTGGGTTCTAAACACATTTTAAGAAAAAAGACACTAAATTTTGCTAATCATTAGATGGCATAACTTGAACATCCAAAAGCAAAGCAGTCTAAAGTCTAAACTTGAAACTGTTACACAAATCTAACATGCAAAAACATCCGAGCAGGTactaaaaattaagaaaaatagaTAACCAGATCGACAGAtcgaaaaaaaacaaaacaaaggtGTAGACTTGGTACCAGTAAATGGCTTGCGCTTAACGGCCGGGTCAAGCTGATTACACCAACGAAGCCGACACGACTTCCCAGAACGACCGGCGATTCCACGCGCAATCAAGCTCCAATTCCTCGCCCCAAACTTGCTCACAAGTTCACTCAGAATCGCATCTTCCTCAGGGGACCAGGGCCCCTTCACTCGCTGTTTACGAGCTCGCCCTCCCGCCGCCGAATCGTCGCGGCTTCCACAATCGCCCCCTTCGCCGCCATCTAGGGGTGGTGGTGATGGGACGTTGATTTCAGCAACAGTGGTGCCGTTGCCGTTATCAACGGCTTCCACTTCTGTTTCCATTTAGTGGTGAGAGTGATGACGGTCCCCTCGAGTACCAGACTTAACGGCAAAGAGTCTTTGTTACGTGAAAAATGAAGTGACAACTTAGAAACAGATTTTATCGAGCAAAATGTTGTTGGCATCCTTCTTATTTGACAGTTTTATCCTCCAAATTGTTTTATCTTGACGAATTTGTCCTACCTTCGATTCACTATCAAATTCAAAATCAGGGTTTCCTTTTTCTCAATTGCACTTGAATTTAGAAATCtctaagaattaaaaaaaaaaaattgttcccaaatttttcattacttgaacttccTCTTCGTTATAGCAACATGCTtttaattccttttttttttttttgacagaaAACATGCTTTTAATTCCTTGTTAATGGCTTGagggacaaaaaaaaaaaagaggaggatAAAAGGGAGGGGCGTTTTGTAATTTCAGTCTGATAATTCGGACAGTTCATTCATAAAACATAGTAATAATAAAGTTGACCCTGGGCTGGACAAGCACAGCACAGCAGGGTTTTATTATATTGGCGGGAAAACGGAGAAGGTAAAGGGCAATGGGCCAAGGTTCAAATGGGTTGATCATGGGTCAGTGAGCTTGCTTCTCATCATGGTTAACCACACCTTCCATGCCCATTTCTCGAATAACCTTAGATTAATTTGtcaattttattttgatataa from Gossypium arboreum isolate Shixiya-1 chromosome 9, ASM2569848v2, whole genome shotgun sequence includes the following:
- the LOC108454675 gene encoding transcription factor MYB1 translates to METEVEAVDNGNGTTVAEINVPSPPPLDGGEGGDCGSRDDSAAGGRARKQRVKGPWSPEEDAILSELVSKFGARNWSLIARGIAGRSGKSCRLRWCNQLDPAVKRKPFTDEEDRMIISAHAVHGNKWAVIARLLPGRTDNAIKNHWNSTLRRRYMDLGRINTESANMMEDGGCLDKTKASSEETLSCAEDSSFRSLEWKDASSSEKLDNQSKGKALTGTQSDHELIEPPTLFRPVARIRAFNVYNNMDAPEFVSPRSRPVPVLGPSIQTSKPDVGTCKLLERVYTDRLVPLHCGHGCCGTQNGQNKSLLGPEFVEFSEPPSFPNYELAAIATDISNLAWLKSGLENNSVRAMDDATAGTSHRSQVHMGHFEESQMSDRLRIEERNSKFMGTMTNLLST